The genomic DNA TTGATGGCTGAGATAACGTTTAATACGAATTGGTAGAAAGTACCAAGTGGTTGGTTGCTGACATAACTAGTATGTGATGACGTATGCGTACCTGGTAAAAAGTGCAAATCTGAAAAGAAACTCATAATGTATATCCTCCCTCATTATTTAAATAATATCAAGATATTAATTAATAAATTGATTAATTTATTTATCTAAATAGATTAACCCTTGATCGCTTTGATAACGTTCAAGATGAAACTATGCAAGCCACCAAAGATATCGTTGGAAACACTTGATGTGTATGATGACGTGTGTGTACCTGGTAAGATATGGAAATCATTGAAGAAACTCATAATATAAATCCTCCTGAAAGATTAGTTAAGATTACTTGCTGAATAAGCCCTTGATTGCTGGAATCAAGTTTAAGATGAAGCTGTGGAAACCACCGAAGATGTCGTTGGAAACACTTGATGTGTATGATGATGTATGGGTACCTGGTAAGACGTGGAAATCGTTAAAGAAACTCATAATGTAAATCCTCCTATAATTGTTTGACTAAATTACTTTTTGAATGCAGCGATCAAGTTCAATACGAAGCTGTGGAAACCACCGAAGATATCGTTGGAAACACTTGATGTGTATGATGACGTATGCGTACCTGGTAAGACGTGGAAATCGTTAAAGAAACTCATAATGTAAATCCTCCTATTTGTTTGATTAAATTAGTTTTTGAATGCGGCGATCAAGTTTAATACGAAGCTGTGGAAACCACCGAAGATATCGTTTGATACGCTTGATGTGTATGAAGAAGTATGGGTACCTGGTAAGACGTGGAAATCGTTAAAGAAACTCATAATGTAGATCCTCCTATAATGTGATTGATTTTTATTATTAGCTAAACAAACTCTTGATTGCAGGAATCAAGTTTAAGATGAAACTGTGGAAGCCACCAAAAATGTCGTTAGAAACACTTGATGTGTATGATGACGTGTGGGTTCCTGGTAAGAAGTGCAAATCAGTAAAGAAACTCATGAATAACTCCTCCTTTTTGGTTAATTAATGGTTAGTTCCTCAAGTCTCGATATTGAATCGCGAGACTCGATTAATGGAAAACAAATTAAGTTCTGCAAGCTTCGGTTAAGCGGTTAGAAAATTCAACTAATTAATCATCAGCCTCTCTAACACCCGCATCTGGCGATCTTAACCCTTAACTGCAGCAATCACATTCAACACAAACTGATAGAAAGTACCAAGTGGTTGGTTGCTGACATAACTAGTATGTGATGACGTGTGGGTTCCTGGTAAGAAATGTAAATCACTGAAGAAACTCATAATCAAATCCTCCTTAGAAAATTTACAAATCATTCGTTGATTAGTAACACAATTATCAATAATTTAATTTATCCTGTTAAATAACTAATATTGATTACTAATGCGAATGTGAAACAAGTAACCTCGTTTACGATTTAAATATTAACTAATTATCCCTACAATCGTCAATAAAATTACTAATATTTGAATAAATACAGGGCAGTATCATATTCAATTAGTAAATATACACACTATAGACTACTTACGCGTTTCATTAACGCCCCAAATTTGAGGGCAATATCAATATTATTTATATTTATCACGAGCTAGTCACAGCACCAGAAAGCGTTTAAATCCTTGTTAGTATCGCTATTTAAGCATGGTTGCTTTCTGGCACGCGCCTACTTTTTTTCCCGATTATGTCTCTTATCATTCATAAATTAGTAACCTAAAAAATAATTATAAAATTAGCTTTTTTCAACTTATTATTAAAATTATTAATACTTTTAGCCGATTTTTTACCGCTTCTATTGTCCGCGTTAACCAACACTTACCATTAAAATACATTATTTTTCACAAAAAAAGTGGTCATTGCCATCGTTCAGCAATAACCACTTACTAATCTTAATAATCGAATCGTATCGCTCTAAATGCTTCTAACCGTGTTGATATTGCAACCGGTAAAAGTCACGATAACGTTCATGCGTTGCTAATAAGGATTCATGATCGCCATCTCCAGTAATGCAGCCATCCTCCATAAAGAGAATCCGCGGGTACGCCTCAATTTGATTCAGGCGATGGACAATGGTAATGGTCGTCAAGTCAGCTGGTAAGGTCGCCAATAGCTGCGTGACCCGTTCTTGGTTCTGATTATCAAGGCTAGCCGTCGCTTCATCGAGAATCAGTAACGATGGCTCGCGGACGAGTGCGCGAACAATGGCTAAGCGTTGCCGTTGTCCACCTGAGACATTGAGGCCCCGCTCACCAACATCAGTGTCCAGACCCGCCGAGAGCTCCGCCAACCAATCGGCCAGACCGACTTGCGTCAATAATGCACTCAACTGTTCATCTGGCACGGCCTGAGTTGACCCTAATAACAGATTGTCGCGAATTGTTCCTGGCATTAGATCGACTTCCTGACTCACGTAACCAATCTGATTACGAATCGACGGGATTGTATAACTGTCCATTGCCTGACCGTTGACGTCCAGATCACCGCGGGTCGGCGTATAATAGGCCTCTAATAACGAGACTAAGGTTGTTTTCCCACTACCGCTCTCACCAATCAAGGCAATTCGTTCACCACGGTGGATCGTTAAATCAACGTCCTTGAGTACTGGTTTATCATGTTCATAACCAAAATCAACGTGATCAAAGTCAACCGTATCGATCGTTGTCAATGTTTCCCCAGATAACCGTTTATCTTCTTCGGGACTATCTAAGATATTATCAATTCGTTCGGTTGCCCCGACCGTTTGTTGGAGTGCCGTTACTAAGCCCGTTACGCTACTTAGTGGTGAGATCATTTGGACTGCATACATTAAGAAAGCCACTAAACTTCCAATCGTCAAAGCCTTTGTTTGAACCAAAATACCGCCATAAACAATGATAATAAAAATCGCTGCCAACAACATAATGTTAAGGACTGGGTTCAATACAGAAATCAACTTGATTTGGCGAACACTGAAGCCCTTGATCCGATCAACTTGATCGCTTCCTTGCTGTTTCAATGCCTTTTCAGCAACCATTGCTTTCACTAACCGGTTTTGTCCAATCATTTGAACCGCAGCACTATTCAAATTGGCCGTTTCTTTTTGAATCGCTTTGGAAATTCGCGCTAACACTTGCCCCATTGGGACGATAATCACGGCCATTAGTGGGACCACAATCAAAATAATAATCGTTAAGCGAAAGTTTAATAACAGCATTAACGTTAAGGAACCGATAATCGAAATGATCCCATTGATGGCGTTTGAGAACTGACTGGAAATCAATTCAAAAATCGTCGACGTATCATTGACCACCCGACTAGACAGTTCCCCCGTCCGATTATGATCAAAATACGGAATTGGTAAATCAACGATATGTTGCCATAGCGCACTACGTAGCGTTGAGACCGCGTCCACCCCTGTGTAACTGAGCAAGAAGCTCGACGCAACACTTGCAAATAATTGGACGACGATCACGACTGCCAAGCGTCCTAATAACTGTCCCGAAGTGCCATGATTAAAAGCATCGATGAATTCTTTCAACATCAACGTAATCCCAAGGCTACAAATCGTGGCGACAAACGACAATAGGATCCCAACAATGAAGAGCCCCTTCTTTGGGTGGGCATGCGTCATGATCAGTCTTAGCAAATCACGGGTTCCATACTTAGCATGCGGTTGGTTAGCCGATGACGTGATATGTGTTTCCATTGGTTGTAACTCCCCTCATTGCTTGAATATCTGGCTGAACAACTTGATCATTCCAGCGTTGCCAAATCATCGCTTCTGAAAAGCGACTGCTATTGCCATACGCACGTTCACTCATTTGTGCCAATTGCTTTGGGTTTTGCAATAACGCCAAAATCACCTTACCAAGTTCGACTAAGTTATTCGGCGTAATTAGACGCCCATTTTGACCATCATTAATCATCGTCGCTGGTCCATACTTGATGTCGTAAGCGACTACCGGCACGCCATGACTCAGCCCTTCCAAAATACCTAAGTTAAACCCCTCATACTGGCTAGTCAAGACCATCAGTTGGGCCTGATTGTAAACAGGCGTTAAATCACGTTCAAAACCTTTAAACGTGATAAATGATTGCCAGTGTTGCGAACTAACTAGTGCTCGTAACCGATTTTCTTCTTTAAATCCAGTCCACGAATCACCATAACCATAAATATCTAGCGTCACGTTTGATTGTTTTTCGTGAACATAAGCGACAGCCTTGATTAATTGCTCTAGATTTTTTTCAGCTGACAACCGCGCAACCGCAATAACCTTACCAGCAGTCCGATCACCAAAGTCAACTGGCCGTGTGGCTAATTGCTCATCGCTCACACTGCCAACTGGGATCGCCAAAGTTGGAATCACATTATGAATATGGTTTGTCATGTCGTCACACTCTTCTTGCGTTGACATAATCAAGCCCGCCATCTGATTCGCATGATCTAAACCAATCTGGGTGTATGGCACAATTGGTGAGTTGACAACGTCAAGTGGATCCAGCGTGAAATTACTGTGTAAAAATTCATACTTGCGGGCTAATGTCGTCATTTTAACTATTGGATTCATCCCCGCATCACTGCGATCCACGATCATCGTCCCATGACCACCATATTCCGTATTCAATGCGTCTAAGAAAAACGCCGTTAACTGATCCCAATCTTCAAATTCATAATTGTGACCATGATAGTTTAAGAGGCGCTGGTGCGTAGCGACCGGTTGTTGCTTCTCGTTCGGCCGAAAGAATGTCTCTAAAACGGGTTGTTGTTGTAAATTGCAATGTTGCTCTAACACAATATTCTGCTTGTCATCAAAATACTGCGCCACCGTTAAGAACCCCCGCGTGTCATAGTAGTCACGTCGGCTAACTGCGCCTTGAGGATTGAGAATATCAACGTAATCAATATTACCTTGCGCATTCAGCATCAAAGCCTTTTGACGTTGTTCCCGTTGGATCACATCAAATTCATTGGCACTGACCCGTTCCAAAGTTTCACCCGTCACCCGCGGGTAGTTAGCGGCTGTCAATGGTTGACCCTCATAATTCGTAGTCCCTTGAAAATAATCATACATATTGACTTGAAATTCGTCATCATAACCGATCTGATGCATATTTTGGTGCAAGTCCCGCACAAAGTTACGGGTCACGATCAACGCGGGTACCCGATGCTTTGTGAATAACTTTTGACGCTGAATCATGGCTAATTCAATAGCCGATGGCGTCGAATCAATTTTACTTGTAATAAAGAAATACATTTGCTCCGCCCCCGCTTTTATTCATGTGATAAACTCTCAACTGGATCTAATCGTGCAGCCATGTGTGCTGGTGCCAAAGCTGCCAACAAACTGATTACAACACTGACCGTGATGCCACCTAGCATTGCTGCCCCTGAAATTCGAACAATTGGATACTTGATTAAACTATAAATCGCCATATTGCCTAAGAATTGCCACCCTTCACCAAACAGTAATCCCATAATCGCTGCTAATACCCCAATAGTTAGAGCCTCAGCAAAGAACAAATGACTAATATCGCGTTTACGGGCGCCAAGCGCTCGCAGTACCCCGATTTCACGAGTCCGTTCAGAAACACTAACGTATAAGACAACGATGATCATAATTGCCGAGACCAATAAAGCAATGCCAGCCACGCCAGTCAATACGTTAGTGGCTAAACGAATATAGGTATTCAATGAATCAATTAAATCACCGATTCCAGTGTAGTTATACTGTTGTTTCTTATTAGTCCCCTTGATGGCCTTGATGTTGTGTTCAACTTGCTTAACATGCGCCAGTTTGTCAATCTGGACAATGGCAAAGTTTGGCCGGTAAGCCACGTTCTTAGCCGCCAACATCTTTTTAACCGTTTGGGGCAAAACAACAACACTTGTATCATCGCTACCAGTAATCCCACTAACGGTTAATGTCTGCTTGACCGTTACGGATTGATTCTTGCGATTAACCGTTGTCAACTTAACTGTCAATTTTTTATGAAGTGCTTTTTGATAATGCTTTTTGCCCATCATCTTCTTGGCTAACTTGCGACCAATTAAGACTTGGTCAGTGCCCGGGCGCGACCCATTCTTAATGGTTTTACTCAAAATTGTCGGGTTATCCGTCTGGAGACTTGCCGTCACCGTTGTTTTTTGATAATTAGCCTGAGTACTCGTATAATAGCCTAACTTAGCGGACTTAACATGCTTGATAGCTGCTAACTGTTTGGCATTAGCAGTTGTCACTTCAGCGTTCTTAGCCGCTGTGACTTGTTCTTGATTAACTGCAGCCTTGTAAGCTGCCGCACTTGTCGCTTTTTTACGCGCAGACGTGCTGACCTTCCCCGTCTTCTTTGAAACTTGCACAGCGGTTGGATTGACCTGCGACGTAATCTGGTGATTCATATAATTTTGGATCCCTGATCCTAAGCCAAGCATCACAACGATACTACTGATTCCAATCGATGATCCAAAAATAATCAGTAAGTAACGGAGCCACATCCGGCGCATATGCTGCATTGACATCCGGAACATCTGTCGAAAACCAAGGGTCCGATAACGAGTTGGCTGTTTATCGACCACATCGAACGGAGCCCCAATCACTAATTCATCATGAATTTGGCCATCATCTAAATGAACAATGCGTGTCCCGTAATCAGCAACTTCTTGCGAATGAGTCACCGTAATGACGAGTTTTCCTTCTGCGGCGATCGAATATAAAATATCCATCACTTCTTGGGTGTTTTCACTATCTAAAGCCCCCGTTGGTTCGTCCGCAATGATAATATCGGGATCACTCGCCAGTGCTCGGGCAATCGCGACCCGTTGTTTCTGACCACCCGACAGTTCATTTGGATACTGGTGGGTCTGCTGTTCAAGCCCCACCCGTTTGAGCAAGTCTTGTGCCTGTTGAACCTGCTGCCCACGAGACATCTTGGTCATCTTCAGTGAGAGCATAACGTTATCCAAGACGGTTAGATAACTGACCAAGTTAAAGTTTTGAAAAATAAAGCCAATGGTTTCACGCCGGTACCGGTCCATTTGCCGCACATTCATTGAGCGCAAGGACTGACCGTCTAATAAGACGTCCCCATCATAATGATGGTCCAAACCACCAATAATGTTCATCAGTGTTGACTTACCGCCACCGGACTCCCCAAGAATCGAAATAAACTCTCCCCGTTCAAAGTTTAAGTTAATGCCCTTTAAGATGACATTTTCTTGGTGATTTAAGGTATAGGCCTTACGAATATCGTGTAATTCTAAAAAGCTCATATATGTACCTCCACTATTTTTTTAACTACATTCCCCACGATGTATTTCCTCATTAATAACATTGCGATTTTTGGTGAATGATGTAAAGTGTTATTGAATACCTGTGGTCATCATTCATTATTAAAATTATAATCATCTTAAACCCTAATAAGCCGCATACTTGGTAGTTACAATTTGTAAAATATCGCTTATATGATCAATTTTTCGAATAAAAAAATTTCAAATTCAGGATAATTTTGTATCGGCAATCAACACTTACTAGCGTGTACGCTTATTATCAGCACCCCACCGTTTCAAGGTATACACTAAAAAGTGGTTTTTACTAGGTTTGTCATTTCCTAGTAAAAACCACTTTAAACTACATTGCGTTCATCAATCTGGCACGAATCATAGCATCACGATTAAAACTATACCATTCCTTAAAAGCAGCCAGCTTAGACCCCTTGGAAAAGGTTCAATTTAGTGTAGACCTGCTTGGTTAGTGCATCCTAGGCGTTCTGCCAATTGCCGAAACGTGGGCCCTACAATTGTCACCCAAGTCGGAATAGGGCGCACACCCGTTGACGAACAGTAAATCTAATTGATGACATATTTTAATCATGATTCAAACTACATAATACATACTTTAAACCAGCCACTTATATTCGGTACTCTCAAAACAGCGCTACTTACGAAACAGTTCTTACTTAAAAAAAGAGCGTTTTGTTACGACGCGATAAATCGCATCAGCTAACCCAGTCACAAATACCACAATTAGCCCAACAAATTGTAGCCATGGTAACTGTTGATTGATCACCGTCACTTCACTGCCTAGCCAAAAGACCAGTAACCCGACCACAATAATGATACTTTCGATAATGTTTAATTTACGCATATTAAGCTCCTTAAATTTAGCCATAAATATTAATCATGGCTGAATTTTTTACTATTTATATAGTATAACCCGCCTTATCCGTTTCCGCAGTCTAAAGCTCATCTAGCTTGAGCAACTTCAAATCAAGCTTGCTTGATCCAACCTGAAGATTATGTTAGGACACGCACGTGCGTATAAACAAGAATCCACCTGATTGAGCTGCCTCCACACTTATTAACTAGCAAATTGGTACCATTGGGATTAGGTGATAAAGTCTATATAAGACATCAAAAAACACCAAAATACAAATCAGCAATCTGCCAATCCGTATTTTGGTGTTTTTTAAATGATAACTGTTAACTAGTCACTAAGACGGGCAGTTAACTTTTTAGTTAATTCTTCGTAACCAGGCTTGCCAAGTAAAGCAAACATGTTGTTCTTGTAAGCTTCAACACCAGGTTGGTTGAATGGGTTGATCCCGTTCAAGTAACCAGAAATGGCCACGGCAGCTTCAAAGAAGAACATTGTGTAACCTAACGTGTAAGCATCTTGTGAAGGAATGTTAACAACCATGTTAGGAACACCGCCATCAACGTGGGCCATAATAACCCCTTCGAAGGCTTTGGTGTTAACTTGAGCCATCGTCTTACCTTCAAGATACTTCAAACCATCAAGGTTTTCGGTTTCCTTAGGAATGTCAACGTCGCTAGTAGCATTGTCAACTTTAACGACCGTTTCCATCAAGTTACGACGACCTTCTTGGATATATTGACCCAATGAATGTAAGTCAGTCGTAAAGTTAGCTGATGATGGGTAAATACCCTTTTGGTCTTTCCCTTCGGATTCACCCATTAATTGCTTCCACCATTCTGAGAACATCGCCATGTTTGGTTCGTAGTTTTCCAGAATTTCAGTAGTATAGCCCTTCCGGTACAAGATGTTCCGGTAAGCCGCATATTGATAAGCTTCATTCTTAGTTAAATCGGCATCTTTATATTCATTTTGGGCATCGGCAGCACCCTTCATTAATGAGTCGATGTCTCCACCTGATACCGCAATTGGTAATAAACCAACTGGTGTCAAGACAGTGAAGCGACCACCAACATCATCGGGAATAACAAAGGTTTCGTAGCCTTCAGCGTCAGCTTCTTGCTTCAACGCACCGCGCTTACGGTCAGTTGTCGCATAGATCCGGCCCTTAGCAGCTTCTTCACCATACTTCGCAATTAACCGTTCCTTGAAGACCCGGAATGCGATTGAAGGTTCCGTCGTCGTCCCAGACTTCGAAATAATGTTAACAGAGAAGTCACGGTCGCCGATTAAGTGAATTAAATCGTTGACGTATGAAGATGAGATTGAGTTCCCAGCAAAGACAACTTGTGGGAATTTACGGTCTTCACGTGAAAGTGATGACCAGAAAGTTTCGTGTAAGAATTCAATGGCTGCCCGTGCACCGAGGTATGAACCACCAATCCCGATCACAACGAGGACGTCAGAGTCGCCTTGAATCTTCTTTGCAGCGGTCTTGATCCGTGCAAATTCTTCCTTATCGTAATCTGTTGGTAAATTTAACCAGCCGCGGAAATCATTACCGGCGCCGGTTCCTTCACGCAGCTCCTTATCAGCAGCTGTGACCATAGCTTGCATTTCGCCAAGTTCATTATCATGAACGAACTTAGTTAAATTAGAGCTGTCAAATGAAATGTGTGCCATTTACTATTACCTCTTTCTATACGTATTTACATGTCATATTATACAATAGCTCGCCTAATAATGAAAAGCGCTTCCCCTCTTTTTTCGTAAATTTTCGTAATTTGTGTAAAAAATAAATACAATTATTAACAAAAAAGGTGCTGATAACTTGCCGTTACCGCACCTTCAGCAGATTTTTTTAATCTGTAAATAAAATAATTAATTTTTTAGTAAAGCTTTACTAAGCCTTCATCAAGGATAACGCGATTCCACCAACAATGACTAGAATCGAGCCAATCACCACGTAGACCATTTCTCGTTTCGTCTTGTGTTCACCTAATAGGTAGATGCTACCAAATGTTGAGATAACAATTCCCATTTGTGAAAGGGAGTAAGCGACGGCTTGCCCAATTTGGGCCATTGCCATAAACATGAAAAGGTTCCCAACACCCCAGACCAGACCAGTGACGATATTACGATAAGTGGCTTTAACGACCCACGGCTTATCCTTAAAGGACCAGATCAAAGCACCGAGCAACATCCCCACTGCTTGGGGCATGACAACCGCCTGCGCATTAACATTACCATAATGAACAACGATCGTGTACCCGGCATAGCCAATAGTTGATAAGATCAAGGCGCGAATCCCAACACCCCAATTTTCAGAAGCACTACGGTTCGGATCAGTCTTATCAGTTAAGGAAGTCAACACGGCCCCCGCAATTAGAACAATCACGGAAACAGAACCAATCCAATACATGTTGCCGTGCCATTCATTAAATAACAGCACACCAGCC from Lactiplantibacillus paraplantarum includes the following:
- a CDS encoding ABC transporter ATP-binding protein, with the protein product METHITSSANQPHAKYGTRDLLRLIMTHAHPKKGLFIVGILLSFVATICSLGITLMLKEFIDAFNHGTSGQLLGRLAVVIVVQLFASVASSFLLSYTGVDAVSTLRSALWQHIVDLPIPYFDHNRTGELSSRVVNDTSTIFELISSQFSNAINGIISIIGSLTLMLLLNFRLTIIILIVVPLMAVIIVPMGQVLARISKAIQKETANLNSAAVQMIGQNRLVKAMVAEKALKQQGSDQVDRIKGFSVRQIKLISVLNPVLNIMLLAAIFIIIVYGGILVQTKALTIGSLVAFLMYAVQMISPLSSVTGLVTALQQTVGATERIDNILDSPEEDKRLSGETLTTIDTVDFDHVDFGYEHDKPVLKDVDLTIHRGERIALIGESGSGKTTLVSLLEAYYTPTRGDLDVNGQAMDSYTIPSIRNQIGYVSQEVDLMPGTIRDNLLLGSTQAVPDEQLSALLTQVGLADWLAELSAGLDTDVGERGLNVSGGQRQRLAIVRALVREPSLLILDEATASLDNQNQERVTQLLATLPADLTTITIVHRLNQIEAYPRILFMEDGCITGDGDHESLLATHERYRDFYRLQYQHG
- a CDS encoding glycosyltransferase yields the protein MYFFITSKIDSTPSAIELAMIQRQKLFTKHRVPALIVTRNFVRDLHQNMHQIGYDDEFQVNMYDYFQGTTNYEGQPLTAANYPRVTGETLERVSANEFDVIQREQRQKALMLNAQGNIDYVDILNPQGAVSRRDYYDTRGFLTVAQYFDDKQNIVLEQHCNLQQQPVLETFFRPNEKQQPVATHQRLLNYHGHNYEFEDWDQLTAFFLDALNTEYGGHGTMIVDRSDAGMNPIVKMTTLARKYEFLHSNFTLDPLDVVNSPIVPYTQIGLDHANQMAGLIMSTQEECDDMTNHIHNVIPTLAIPVGSVSDEQLATRPVDFGDRTAGKVIAVARLSAEKNLEQLIKAVAYVHEKQSNVTLDIYGYGDSWTGFKEENRLRALVSSQHWQSFITFKGFERDLTPVYNQAQLMVLTSQYEGFNLGILEGLSHGVPVVAYDIKYGPATMINDGQNGRLITPNNLVELGKVILALLQNPKQLAQMSERAYGNSSRFSEAMIWQRWNDQVVQPDIQAMRGVTTNGNTYHVIG
- a CDS encoding ATP-binding cassette domain-containing protein, producing the protein MSFLELHDIRKAYTLNHQENVILKGINLNFERGEFISILGESGGGKSTLMNIIGGLDHHYDGDVLLDGQSLRSMNVRQMDRYRRETIGFIFQNFNLVSYLTVLDNVMLSLKMTKMSRGQQVQQAQDLLKRVGLEQQTHQYPNELSGGQKQRVAIARALASDPDIIIADEPTGALDSENTQEVMDILYSIAAEGKLVITVTHSQEVADYGTRIVHLDDGQIHDELVIGAPFDVVDKQPTRYRTLGFRQMFRMSMQHMRRMWLRYLLIIFGSSIGISSIVVMLGLGSGIQNYMNHQITSQVNPTAVQVSKKTGKVSTSARKKATSAAAYKAAVNQEQVTAAKNAEVTTANAKQLAAIKHVKSAKLGYYTSTQANYQKTTVTASLQTDNPTILSKTIKNGSRPGTDQVLIGRKLAKKMMGKKHYQKALHKKLTVKLTTVNRKNQSVTVKQTLTVSGITGSDDTSVVVLPQTVKKMLAAKNVAYRPNFAIVQIDKLAHVKQVEHNIKAIKGTNKKQQYNYTGIGDLIDSLNTYIRLATNVLTGVAGIALLVSAIMIIVVLYVSVSERTREIGVLRALGARKRDISHLFFAEALTIGVLAAIMGLLFGEGWQFLGNMAIYSLIKYPIVRISGAAMLGGITVSVVISLLAALAPAHMAARLDPVESLSHE
- a CDS encoding glucose-6-phosphate isomerase → MAHISFDSSNLTKFVHDNELGEMQAMVTAADKELREGTGAGNDFRGWLNLPTDYDKEEFARIKTAAKKIQGDSDVLVVIGIGGSYLGARAAIEFLHETFWSSLSREDRKFPQVVFAGNSISSSYVNDLIHLIGDRDFSVNIISKSGTTTEPSIAFRVFKERLIAKYGEEAAKGRIYATTDRKRGALKQEADAEGYETFVIPDDVGGRFTVLTPVGLLPIAVSGGDIDSLMKGAADAQNEYKDADLTKNEAYQYAAYRNILYRKGYTTEILENYEPNMAMFSEWWKQLMGESEGKDQKGIYPSSANFTTDLHSLGQYIQEGRRNLMETVVKVDNATSDVDIPKETENLDGLKYLEGKTMAQVNTKAFEGVIMAHVDGGVPNMVVNIPSQDAYTLGYTMFFFEAAVAISGYLNGINPFNQPGVEAYKNNMFALLGKPGYEELTKKLTARLSD
- a CDS encoding GRP family sugar transporter, whose protein sequence is MGILIALIPAIAWGSIGLISGRMGGTARQQTLGMTMGALVFGLALWAVEQPTLTSKIWLIGIVSGLFWSIGQGQQFTSMKAVGISRTTPISTGMQLVANALAGVLLFNEWHGNMYWIGSVSVIVLIAGAVLTSLTDKTDPNRSASENWGVGIRALILSTIGYAGYTIVVHYGNVNAQAVVMPQAVGMLLGALIWSFKDKPWVVKATYRNIVTGLVWGVGNLFMFMAMAQIGQAVAYSLSQMGIVISTFGSIYLLGEHKTKREMVYVVIGSILVIVGGIALSLMKA